A stretch of Henckelia pumila isolate YLH828 chromosome 4, ASM3356847v2, whole genome shotgun sequence DNA encodes these proteins:
- the LOC140865319 gene encoding stem-specific protein TSJT1-like: protein MLAVFDKSVAKSPEALIQNSETQSVCALKDGFLATHFSSVHPASVVINLASSGFMAYSSDKQNPILPRLFAVVDDIFCLFEGHIENVAHLKQQYGLNKTANEVIIVIEAYRTLRDRGPYPADQVVRDIRGKFAFILFDSASKTAFIASDADGSIPFFWGTDSEGHLVLCNDGEVGKQGCGKSFAPFPKGCFFTSSGGLRSFEHPINELKAVPRVDSSGEVCGITFKVDAESRKDKTGMPRVGSDANWSQHY from the exons ATGTTGGCAGTTTTCGACAAATCGGTGGCGAAGAGCCCAGAAGCTTTGATCCAAAACTCTGAAACTCAATCGGTTTGCGCTCTCAAGGATGGGTTTCTGGCGACCCATTTCTCGTCCGTACaccctgcatccgtcgtcatcAACCTCGCTTCTTCTGGTTTTATGGCGTATTCTTCCGATAAACAGAACCCTATTCTTCCGAG attgtTTGCAGTTGTCGACGACATATTCTGCTTGTTTGAAGGGCACATTGAGAATGTTGCGCATCTTAAGCAGCAGTACGGGTTAAACAAGACTGCAAATGAAGTAATCATTGTGATTGAGGCTTACAGGACTTTGAGGGATAGAGGTCCTTATCCCGCAGATCAAGTCGTGAGAGATATTAGAGGGAAatttgcattcattttgtttgACAGTGCTTCAAAAACTGCATTCATTGCTTCC GATGCTGATGGGAGCATACCCTTTTTCTGGGGAACTGATTCGGAAGGTCATCTTGTTCTTTGCAATGATGGAGAAGTTGGGAAACAAGGCTGTGGCAAATCCTTTGCTCCATTTCCCAAAG GTTGCTTCTTCACTTCCTCTGGTGGTCTTAGGAGTTTCGAGCATCCCATTAATGAGTTGAAGGCCGTTCCAAGAGTTGACAGTTCGGGGGAAGTGTGTGGTATAACCTTTAAAGTGGATGCAGAGTCTCGGAAAGATAAAACTGGAATGCCTAGAGTTGGAAGCGATGCTAACTGGTCTCAGCACTACTGA
- the LOC140860441 gene encoding LOW QUALITY PROTEIN: meiotic recombination protein DMC1 homolog (The sequence of the model RefSeq protein was modified relative to this genomic sequence to represent the inferred CDS: substituted 1 base at 1 genomic stop codon) — translation LSNRTEEQSQLQLVQREEIEDEDDLFEAIDKLIAHGINAGDVKKLQDAGIYTCNGLMMHTKKNLTGIKGLSEAKVDKICEAVEKIVNFGYITGSDALLKRKAVVRITTGSQALDELLGGGIETLAITEAFGEFRSGKTQLAHTLCVSTQLPTNMRGGNGKVAYIDTEGTFRPDRIIPIAERFGMDPGAVLDNIIYARAYTYEHQYNLLLGLAAKMAEEPFRLLIVDSVIALFRVDFTGRGELADRQQKLAQMLSRLTKIAEEFNVAVYMTNQVIADPGGGVFISDPKKPAGGHVLAHAATIRLMFRKGKGEQRVCKVFDAPNLPEAEAISFLSXRVQVFQITAGGIADAKD, via the exons TTGAGCAACAGAACTGAAGAGCAGAGCCAGCTGCAGCTCGTCCagagagaagaaattgaagatgagGACGATTTGTTTGAAGCAATTGATAAAT TGATAGCTCATGGAATCAATGCCGGAGATGTGAAGAAGCTACAGGATGCTGGCATCTATACATGCAATGGCCTGATGATGCATACTAAGAAG AATTTGACTGGAATCAAAGGACTGTCTGAAGCAAAAGTTGACAAGATCTGCGAAGCTGTAGAGAAAATAGTG AACTTTGGTTATATCACTGGAAGTGATGCTCTGCTGAAA AGAAAAGCAGTAGTTCGCATCACAACTGGAAGCCAAGCTCTAGATGAACTGCTAGGGG GTGGTATAGAAACTCTGGCTATCACAGAAGCTTTTGGGGAATTCAG GTCTGGAAAAACACAACTGGCGCATACTCTCTGTGTTTCCACACAG CTTCCTACCAACATGAGAGGTGGCAATGGGAAGGTTGCTTATATTGACACTGAAGGGACCTT CCGACCTGATCGAATAATACCTATAGCTGAAAGATTTGGAATGGATCCAGGAGCAGTACTCGACAAT ATCATATATGCTCGTGCTTACACATACGAGCATCAGTACAACCTGCTCCTTGGTCTGGCAGCAAAAATGGCTGAAGAGCCTTTCAGACTATTG ATTGTTGATTCAGTGATAGCTCTCTTCCGAGTTGATTTCACTGGAAGAGGAGAACTTGCCGATCGTCAG CAAAAGTTGGCTCAAATGCTGTCGAGATTGACGAAGATTGCAGAAGAATTCAATGTGGCTGTGTACATGACCAATCAGG TGATAGCTGATCCTGGGGGCGGAGTTTTCATATCAGATCCAAAGAAGCCAGCAGGAGGACATGTCCTGGCACATGCTGCCACCATAAGACTAATGTTCAGGAAGGGCAAAGGAGAACAACGTGTCTGCAAGGTGTTTGATGCCCCAAATCTCCCTGAAGCTGAAGCTATATCCTTCC tttcttGACGGGTACAAGTCTTCCAGATAACTGCTGGTGGGATAGCGGATGCAAAGGATTGA
- the LOC140866942 gene encoding transmembrane emp24 domain-containing protein p24beta3-like gives MKSFSLASAASASVSTFLILIFLGGASALMVTVNNVECVYEYVYHSGDSVSGNFIAVDHDVFWSSDHPGIEFSVTSPAGNIVHNLKGTAGDKFEFKAPTSGMYKFCFHNPHSSPETVSFYIHVGHIPNEHNIAKDEHLDPINVKIAELGEALESVTAEQRYMKARAARHRRINESTRRRVIFYTVGEYILLALVSGLQVVYIRRLFSKSFAYDRV, from the exons ATGAAGAGCTTCAGCCTCGCCTCGGCGGCGTCCGCTTCCGTGTCAACTTTCCTGATTTTGATCTTTCTGGGCGGCGCATCGGCGTTGATGGTTACGGTAAACAACGTCGAATGTGTGTACGAATACGTTTATCATTCAGGCGACTCAGTTTCCGGCAACTTCATTGCTGTAGACCACGATGTCTTCTGGTCCTCCGATCACCCCGGCATTGAATTCTCT GTGACTTCTCCTGCTGGCAACATAGTGCACAATTTGAAAGGGACAGCAGGGGACAAATTTGAGTTCAAGGCACCTACAAGTGGAATGTACAAATTCTGTTTTCACAACCCTCATTCCTCTCCAGAAACAGTGTCTTTCTACATTCATGTTGGCCATATTcccaatgaacataacataGCCAAGGATG AGCATTTGGACCCCATTAATGTTAAAATTGCTGAACTTGGGGAGGCACTAGAATCTGTTACGGCAGAGCAAAGATACATGAAAGCGCGAGCTGCTCGTCACCGCCGCA TAAATGAGAGCACGAGAAGGCGAGTCATATTTTACACAGTTGGGGAATACATACTGCTAGCTCTCGTGAGTGGACTTCAGGTTGTATACATCAGAAGATTGTTCAGCAAATCCTTTGCATATGACCGTGTTTGA